The following are from one region of the Litoribacterium kuwaitense genome:
- a CDS encoding phytanoyl-CoA dioxygenase family protein, with amino-acid sequence MDTNIEKRKRKNVKAEDYTRFYRDGYLIVKGLLSQADTAYLQQWADDIYEGKVNLDHLTHSINFGNEAEKRERIASARIHMAHRAHETAEWGMLHFGIVDVLEALIGPDVLALQSMLFFNPPGKGGQGWHQDSMYIQTAPDTLIGAWVALDDVDQENGCLWVAPGSHHEPIYPPLSKIGYVHANDEQIDGLFKAKHASHLDDEVNQLSEVVKKYGDIVPVELEPGDVLFFHSHLLHRSYQNQTKDRMRRSYVCHYCNARSWVPWNHGEPYEGPSANREHILARGKTHLPFATPKFGTTVELSSEDQGEMNVAMPGGDMGKMEM; translated from the coding sequence GTGGACACAAACATTGAAAAAAGAAAGCGAAAAAACGTAAAAGCCGAGGATTATACCCGTTTTTATCGTGATGGATACTTGATTGTAAAAGGGCTCCTGTCACAAGCTGATACAGCTTATTTACAGCAATGGGCTGATGATATTTATGAAGGGAAAGTCAACTTAGATCATTTGACGCACAGTATCAATTTTGGAAATGAAGCAGAAAAGAGAGAGCGCATCGCATCGGCCCGTATTCATATGGCTCATCGCGCACATGAGACAGCCGAATGGGGAATGCTGCACTTTGGCATCGTCGATGTCCTTGAAGCGCTGATTGGCCCTGATGTGTTGGCATTGCAGTCGATGCTGTTTTTCAACCCTCCTGGAAAAGGAGGTCAAGGGTGGCATCAAGACTCCATGTATATTCAGACAGCACCGGACACATTGATCGGAGCCTGGGTTGCTTTAGACGATGTCGATCAAGAAAATGGCTGTCTTTGGGTGGCGCCCGGCTCACATCATGAACCTATTTATCCCCCTTTATCAAAAATCGGTTATGTTCATGCAAACGACGAGCAAATTGATGGGCTGTTTAAAGCGAAGCATGCGAGTCACTTAGACGATGAAGTCAATCAGCTATCAGAGGTCGTCAAAAAGTATGGCGATATTGTCCCGGTGGAGCTGGAACCAGGTGATGTACTGTTTTTCCACTCGCATTTATTGCATCGTTCATATCAAAATCAGACAAAAGATCGCATGAGAAGAAGTTATGTTTGTCATTACTGCAATGCTCGTTCATGGGTTCCTTGGAATCATGGCGAACCGTATGAAGGTCCTTCGGCAAATCGTGAGCATATTTTAGCTCGAGGAAAGACACACTTACCGTTCGCTACGCCAAAATTTGGAACAACCGTAGAGTTATCGTCTGAAGACCAGGGCGAAATGAATGTTGCCATGCCAGGTGGAGATATGGGGAAAATGGAAATGTAA
- a CDS encoding helix-turn-helix domain-containing protein, giving the protein MQPRLDELFQVEIPIKLEIENFKFVNTFLEVISYWKLGDPISKLKTQTKLTEMIIMILQTYVKVDNLQVTSPQSLHWITSYFSFHLGEPLSVSDMAQRAHLSISRFNEIFKMQYGTTPYQYLLNMRVSHACELLINTNLTQEKIASYCGFSDIHHFSKVFKKKVGVAPGEYQQKEC; this is encoded by the coding sequence ATGCAACCGAGATTAGATGAGTTATTTCAAGTTGAAATTCCTATAAAGTTAGAAATTGAGAATTTTAAATTTGTGAATACATTTTTAGAAGTAATTAGCTATTGGAAACTTGGAGACCCTATTTCCAAACTGAAAACGCAAACTAAACTTACCGAAATGATCATTATGATTTTGCAAACTTATGTAAAGGTAGACAATCTTCAAGTGACCTCACCCCAATCTCTTCATTGGATTACATCCTATTTTTCATTCCATTTAGGCGAGCCTTTAAGTGTGTCTGATATGGCACAAAGAGCGCATTTATCAATTTCTCGCTTTAATGAAATCTTTAAAATGCAGTATGGTACAACCCCTTATCAATATTTACTAAATATGAGGGTTTCTCATGCTTGTGAGCTTTTGATAAATACCAACCTTACTCAAGAAAAAATCGCGAGTTATTGCGGCTTTTCAGATATCCATCATTTTTCAAAAGTGTTTAAGAAAAAGGTCGGCGTGGCTCCTGGTGAGTATCAGCAAAAAGAATGTTGA
- a CDS encoding phytanoyl-CoA dioxygenase family protein: MKNNRSILPNLEEYYTLTQEQKVLYQEKGHIYLKNVATDYEIKQYEKVITDKVMELNTHSQPVTKRDTYGKAFIQIGNLWVKSSEIKQFVLAKRFAKIAADLMGVDGVRIYHDQALYKEPGGGHTPWHQDQIYWPLDTPNTITMWMPLEPISQEVGTMTFASGTHKHGFISKQQISDESHNTLKQYIEGKQIPVENYGAMSAGDATFHAGWTIHSAPGNPTDHMRKIITIIYVADGARVAQPDSKARDSDLKNWIPGCSPGDLVASPLNPLVYKK, encoded by the coding sequence ATGAAAAACAATCGCTCTATTTTACCTAACCTAGAAGAATATTACACATTAACACAAGAACAAAAGGTACTCTACCAAGAGAAAGGCCATATCTATTTAAAGAATGTCGCAACGGATTACGAAATTAAACAATATGAAAAAGTGATTACAGACAAAGTGATGGAATTAAATACTCATAGCCAACCAGTGACCAAACGTGATACTTACGGCAAAGCTTTTATACAAATAGGAAACCTATGGGTTAAGAGCTCCGAAATAAAACAATTTGTACTAGCTAAACGTTTTGCAAAAATTGCTGCTGATTTAATGGGAGTTGATGGTGTTCGTATTTATCACGATCAAGCTCTATATAAAGAGCCAGGGGGTGGTCATACTCCTTGGCATCAGGATCAAATTTATTGGCCGCTTGACACACCAAATACGATCACTATGTGGATGCCCCTCGAACCAATTTCTCAAGAGGTCGGAACAATGACATTTGCTTCTGGAACTCACAAACATGGATTTATCAGCAAACAACAAATCTCCGATGAATCCCATAATACTTTAAAACAATACATTGAGGGCAAGCAAATCCCCGTCGAAAACTATGGCGCAATGTCGGCGGGGGATGCTACCTTCCATGCTGGATGGACCATACACAGTGCTCCAGGAAACCCTACAGATCACATGCGAAAAATCATAACGATTATCTATGTTGCCGATGGTGCGCGTGTTGCTCAGCCAGATAGCAAAGCCAGAGATTCTGATTTAAAAAATTGGATTCCTGGATGTTCGCCTGGTGATCTCGTTGCGAGCCCATTAAACCCACTCGTATATAAAAAGTAA
- a CDS encoding AraC family transcriptional regulator produces METFLFHHAGDVTVRAGHYLAERQLHDFEIVYFPKGTNSQYVSECAGTFHLNAPCVLLTRPGEKHRYQFDPDGVTRHLFIHFDLIDHSIIHLYPLLGADPTQERVLFLREDSFIPQIFNQMLRYFHTKPYRWRRITQMLFLTVWEELEMLANGGTAKMSIEAPLPKPLVNALEYAENHISEKIEVGQLAAASGWSHEHFTRTFQRFMGSSPKAWLNQYKMERAAQLLLQSEVPIKQIASEVGFTDVYHFHRVFRRWSPLTASEYRKRYSDPKYRHLVPTKDWSRFYPLNHFFILDPPNDTF; encoded by the coding sequence GTGGAAACTTTTCTATTTCACCATGCGGGTGACGTCACTGTGCGGGCTGGTCACTATCTCGCAGAACGACAATTACACGATTTTGAAATTGTTTACTTTCCTAAAGGTACAAATTCGCAGTACGTGTCTGAATGCGCTGGAACGTTTCATTTAAATGCCCCTTGTGTCCTGCTTACACGCCCGGGTGAGAAGCATCGTTATCAGTTTGATCCAGATGGCGTAACACGTCACCTTTTTATTCATTTTGATTTAATCGATCATTCGATCATACATTTATACCCTCTATTAGGAGCTGATCCGACTCAGGAAAGGGTATTGTTTTTACGCGAGGATTCCTTTATACCGCAGATATTTAATCAGATGCTCCGATATTTTCATACGAAGCCTTATCGGTGGCGGCGGATCACGCAAATGCTGTTTCTCACAGTGTGGGAAGAGCTTGAGATGCTTGCGAACGGCGGCACTGCCAAAATGTCCATTGAAGCTCCACTCCCAAAGCCGCTCGTTAATGCACTTGAATACGCGGAGAATCATATCAGTGAAAAGATTGAAGTTGGACAATTGGCAGCTGCCTCAGGCTGGTCTCATGAACATTTTACCCGTACCTTCCAAAGGTTCATGGGATCTTCACCGAAAGCTTGGCTCAATCAGTATAAGATGGAAAGAGCAGCTCAGCTTCTCTTGCAAAGTGAGGTGCCCATTAAACAAATCGCTTCAGAAGTAGGCTTTACAGATGTTTACCACTTTCATCGTGTGTTTCGTCGTTGGTCTCCACTGACGGCAAGCGAATATCGCAAACGTTACAGTGATCCCAAATACCGTCATTTAGTTCCGACAAAGGATTGGTCCCGGTTTTACCCTCTCAATCACTTCTTTATTCTCGATCCACCGAATGACACGTTCTAG
- a CDS encoding AraC family ligand binding domain-containing protein — protein MNFTEVVKRNPVTPYVRECDFAIRNPWSMSERRLLDYLLIYVREGKCNFTVDGKNIILRRGIFALFNRIV, from the coding sequence ATGAATTTTACAGAAGTAGTCAAAAGAAATCCTGTGACTCCCTATGTCAGAGAATGTGATTTTGCTATTAGAAATCCGTGGTCTATGTCGGAACGTCGTTTACTAGACTATTTACTTATTTATGTCCGAGAGGGTAAGTGCAATTTCACCGTTGATGGAAAAAATATTATTTTGAGAAGGGGGATATTTGCTTTATTCAACCGAATAGTTTGA